Below is a genomic region from Deltaproteobacteria bacterium.
GGGCAGTCAAAAGTCGTGCACCACCCGCGTCCGGGTCACGCCGATCTCCCCGGTGGACTCAAATACAATCACCATGATCTCCGAAATATTTTAGAACGGGCCAGTGCCCGCGAGACTGCAGCGCGTGTGGCAGGAGGGGCGATTACCCGAAAATTGCTCAAGGAGTTTGGCATCGAGATCGGTTCCCATCTCGTCAATCTTGGGGGGATTACGGTCTCCTCTCCCATTCCTCCTCTTCGAGAAATGGTTCGCAAGACGGAAGAGAGCCCGCTTCGTTGTATTGATCCTGAGGCAGAAAAAAGGATGATCGAACGGATCGATGAGGCGAAGAAAAAAGGGGACTCTCTCGGCGGGGTTTTTGAGATCATCGTTCAGGGGCTCCCTCCCGGCCTGGGAAGCCATGTTCAATGGGATCGAAAGCTGGATGGTCAGATTGCGCAAGCGTTGATGAGCATTCAGGCGATCAAGGGGGTTGAGATCGGACTTGGATTTGAGATGGCGAATCTTTTCGGGTCTGAAGTTCATGACGAGATCTTTTACCAAAAGAAAGAAAAGAGATTTTACCGAAATCGAAACAACGCCGGTGGCCTCGAAGGAGGGATCACCAATGGGGAAAACCTCGTTGTGCGTGCTGTCATGAAACCTCTCTCGACCCTCTACAAACCGCTTCAATCGGTCAACATCATCTCGAAGGAACCTTATGAGGCGAGTGTCGAGAGGACAGATACGACAGCGGTCCCGGCCGCTGCGGTGATTGGAGAAAATGTGCTAGCG
It encodes:
- the aroC gene encoding chorismate synthase, whose product is MLRLLTAGESHGKALVVILEGVPSGLPIQEEEINTELARRQKGYGRGGRMKIEQDRAEILSGIRAGKTLGSPIALKIDNKDWSNWEKIMDVAQDDLGQSKVVHHPRPGHADLPGGLKYNHHDLRNILERASARETAARVAGGAITRKLLKEFGIEIGSHLVNLGGITVSSPIPPLREMVRKTEESPLRCIDPEAEKRMIERIDEAKKKGDSLGGVFEIIVQGLPPGLGSHVQWDRKLDGQIAQALMSIQAIKGVEIGLGFEMANLFGSEVHDEIFYQKKEKRFYRNRNNAGGLEGGITNGENLVVRAVMKPLSTLYKPLQSVNIISKEPYEASVERTDTTAVPAAAVIGENVLATTLANAFLEKFGGDSIEELRRNYEGYRRQVTDY